From Argonema galeatum A003/A1:
ATGGGTAAATTAAAAAAATTAGTAGAGCAATTCCTCAATCAACCACCAGAAGTGCGATTTGAGGATGTGCTATATATTTTGTCAGCTTTTGGCTTTGAAGAAAAAAGGTCTAAGGGTAGCCATCACAGTTTTAGAGATTCGCAAGGTAGAAAGATTACTGTACCCAAAAAAGGCGGACAGAAAGTTAAGGGAGTTTACGTCCAGCAAATCGTTGAGCTATTGAAATTGGAAGAATGGAACGATGAAGACGCTGAATCAGAAGAATAAGCAGATTGAAAAACCGCCACTGGAATATTATTTAAATCTTCAATATCCAGTAACACTTTACCCCGATCCAGAGGAGGGATATGTGGCACAGATTAAAGATTTGCCTGGATGTCTAACTCAAGGTGAAACTCTGGATGAGACGATCGCAAATATCAATGAGGCGCGGGAGTTGTGGATTGAAACTGCTTATGAATCGGGAGACGATATTCCTTTACCCAGCACTGAAGAAAGCTACAGTGGTAAGCTGCTTGTGCGGATGCCTAAATCTCTACATCGTCGTTTGGTTGAACAGGCTGAACAGGAAAATGTCAGTTTGAATCAGTATATTGTGTCTCTGTTGAGTAGGGTGAGTTAGTTGAGATGGTTTGGAAAAGTGCGATCGCTTTTGGAGAATCGAACCACGTTCGCGCATAGGCGCGAAGGACGCGAAGGAAGAGGGGAGAGGAGGGGAAGAGAGCGCTTAGTAGCTGCTTCTCAAAGTAGCTCCCTCGATTCTAATGTGCGGTCTGAGTTCCACTTGTACCCTTGTTTTAACTTCTTGATTCTTGGCTGCTACTTCAAAAGCAAACTTTCCCTTCTCAGGATCGATAATTTCAATATCTTCAACCATCTCAAACGTGAAGTTAAGAATAGAGACATCGGAAAGTTTTAGGTTAATTTGAACTGATTCTTGAATCGCATCCATGCCAAAGCGTAGTTTGATGCCTGAAGCGTCGGTTACTTCATAACACCAGTATCCATCAGCGGGAATAGCAATTACTGGTTCGGCATAGAACAATTCCAGCATTGCCAGTTCATCAAACTTTTGGCGGAGTTTCATTATCTTTACCCAAACCTTAACTCACGATGCCCAACAAGTTTTTTCGGGAAAATTTCCCTGTTTCCAATGCTGGCGAATTTTGACTGCTGCCCTGGGAAATAAAGCATCTGAGTTATTAGTGGGAACAGGCTCGATTTCTTTAACTACGCCATTAGTTTTATCTAACCACAGTTTGCCAAATAGCTTTTCGTGGGGGCCAAAACAATAGACGACGCTCGTATCGTCTTCCTTTTCTTTCCAAAGCAACACATAAAAAGCCATACCTATTTTCCTTTTTTCTGATAGTGGATTTTTGACAGACTGCTACTAGCCTATCAGTTCCACTATGCCAGAGGTGGTGACGGTGGGTTCCAGATGCGACCTGAACGTATTGTTGCTTCGTGTGCAGTACGGTAGTCGGTACGAAAGATGCCCTCAAATCGCGATTCAAAGTATTCATGCTCTAATAGAGCTAGATCCTCAGCAATATAGTCGCCTCGGCGCAACCGTTCCCAAGCATCAGCAATATCTGGGTCAGGGTCGAAGCGACTGACTCTATCATCAAGCTGGTGTTCTCGGTAGAACAGGTGGTTTTTGATCCGTCTGGTGCGGTACTCTGGTAAACCAGTGTTGCGGGCAATTTCTGCTACATCGTCAGCTTGGCAGATAGCTTCGTAGGCTTGAGGGGCGTATTCTTCCCAACGGGTAAAATCGTCCATATTGGAGATTTCCTTTAATCTAGGTTTGCATAATTAGCTTCAGGCTATCTGGTAGCATCCAACAATCAAGTGATTTTTTTTAAATTGGAAAATAGACATTGCCAAAAAAAAGCGATCGCATTTTCTTTCGTGGTGCGATCGCTCTTTTTTTATTGAACCGCAGAGGCCCAGAGGAAGAGGGAGAGAAGAAGTGCGATCGCAATTATATCCAACTCTCTAGCAAGTCGGTAAAATCAGTTCCTTCTGGAATTACTGTGCTAAAATTTTAATAAATTTCCGTTGGGGAAGTAGTCATTACGGTAAAACAAGAGCGGTTTATTTATTGTCTGGCTTAGTTAATTTTGGACTTCGGCTTGATTGCTTAATCTCAGGCTGATATTTTTCACTTTGAGCGGTTAATATCGTTGTATAAATGATAAAGAATCGAGGTAAAAATCATCATGAAACTAAGAACGATCGCCTTGGCAACTGTTTGCACTTTGTTTTCTTTATCTCTATCATTTGCAGCAGAGGCAGACGAATCAGACCAACCGTGTCAAGCTTATTTAGATACCAGCAATGGAACTGACGCCGAGGAGAACAACTGTCCGATAACCGTAGGGAAGTTTTCGATTCGGGGAACCTTTTCTAACTCGAATTGGCAGGCTTCTTTTTGGGCATGGGAACCGGCTTATTACATCCTCTACGTTAAAAACCAGCAAGATGGTAGTACAATTAACCTAACAGGTTTCAAGGTCATGGGTACGACGAGCCGACCGCAATACCGATTCACCGATCCAGACCGGAATCTTACCTATATTGTAACTTTCCGATATTCAGACTCCGACACGATCCGATTTGAAATTTATCAAAACGACCGGACGATCGTCAATGAATTGCTCGCACGCGAATCAGACAAACTCATCGGGGGACCTTGATAGAAATTTGCTCGCTGAGATAAATTAGCACACTAAGTACGGAAGACCCGGAAATGGGAAAACCAGAGGAAATTTTGCTTGATAGAAAGTTAAAAGATACTCGACAGCTTAAAAGCGGTTTTTAAGTAACAGTTTCATTAAAAATCGTAAGGTGGGCGTTGCCCACCCTACAAACTTAGTACCGATCTTCCTCTTCGTATTCTGGAGCCTTAATCTTCTCCGGTATATTCACCTTGGGAGCTTTGTAGGGCTTAGGCGCTTCGTCATCAGCCCAGGCATCTTGCTCCTCTTCATCGTCGTACTCCTCCTCATACTTTTTGTTGTCATAGCGTGGTGGAGGTTCTGGTGCCGCATACGCTCTCTTGGCGTAATTGTTCCGGGTCTGGGCGGCGTCGCTCCAGTTTTCTTCTTCTTCTATATCTTCTTCATCGTAGTAAATTGATTCTGGTGGCGGTGCCATTTTACGCAAGGGCTGAGGTTGTGCCTGACGCAAGGGTTGCCGAGGTGCAGGTTCTTCCCACTGGTCTTCATCCCAAGTCTCTTGGGCTAAGGGTTTGGCTCTCCGAATCGGCTCAGCTTTTTGCAGAGGAACGCCGGTAGGTAGTTGATTTTCCGGTCTGATTGTGGTAGGTCTGCCGTATTCTTCCTCTTCTTCGCGTTCCCAAGGGGCTTTGCCAATGCCTAAGCGCTCCATCACACCGACGGTGAGCTGTACCAGTCTCTCTTCGGCTCCCTCAAATACAATGAGACGATTCGGGCCACTGCTGACAATTTCGTCTATGGGAAGCTCGTAGGTGCTGATGGTCTCAAAACCGGCAATGCGATCGGGAATTTGGGGAACGCCGAAAGAAGCAATAATGAGAGAGGAGACTTTCCCAGTTTCATTATCAAACTTGAAGCCCCGCACCCGACCCAACATTTCGCCAGTTTCTGTAATAACTTCGCAGTTGATCAGGGTGTTGTAAATTTCAACATCAACATCATCTTCGAGGACGCTATCGTCATCAACCAGGATAACATCACCGACTTGACGGACGCGACTCAGGAGCATAAGCCGTGGCACGTTGCCCATCGACAGTATACTCTCTCGCAGGCCGAGAGCTACAACTTCCCGCCGATCGATATCTACCCAGAGTTGACTAACCACCCCAAGGCGCTTACCTGTGTCGCGGGTGATCACCTGAGTACCTAAGATGTCTGAGCGTTGGCTAATTTGTTCAGATGTCATTATGTGTCCCGAATCTGGGCCTCGAACCCTGTCACAATACTTATCTTAATTATTCAGATTACCAATTGCCTGATTGAGCCAATCTTTAGGATTGTAATTTTATTCCCAGAACTTGGGTATAGGCTCCCCTCGCTTGGGTAACACCAATCACGCGCTGGGCTGATTTAATCATAGGCCCTTTGTGACTGACGACAATAAACTGTGCTTGGCTTGCCTGTTGTTCGATCATTCTAGCCAATCGCTCGACGTTTGCTCCATCTAAAAACATATCAACTTCATCAAAGGCGTAGAAAGGTGAGGGACGGTAGCGCTGCAAGGCAAAGATAAAGCTCAGCGCCGTCATGGATTTTTCGCCGCCAGACATGGATGCTAGGCGCTGCACGGGTTTGCCTTTGGGATGTGCGACGAGGTTAAGACCGCCAGCAAAGGGGTCTTCCGGGTTGTCCAGGGTCAAACTGCCGTCGCCTTCGGAAAATTCGGCAAAAATAGCTTGAAAGTTTTGGTTAACGGCGTCGAAGGCTTCTTTGAAGGCGCGGAACCGCAAGGTGGTGAAGTTTTCGATCCGCAAGAGTATTTCGGTGCGCTCTTGCTCCAGGGTAGTTAGTTTCTGGGTTAATTCTTGGAGGCGGTTTTGGGTGCGATCGTATTCTTCCAAGGCTAGCATATTGACGGGTTCCATTGCCTGAAGGCGTTTCTGGAGAGTACGCATTTCCTTTTGCAGTTCTTCCAGATTCACATTTTCGGGTACTGATGGCAAAGGTTCGGGTAATTCCGCCTGTCTGCTTTGCCGCTGAGTTTGGATGTTTGTCAGTTCCTCTCGGCGAGTTACTTGGGTTTCCTGGAGTTTTTGCAGTTCCCATTCCAGTTGTTGTTGAGATAAGCGTAACTCACGCAGATGATTTTCGGTCCGATCGCGCTCTTTCTTCTCTTCTCCCAATGCCTCCTCTGCCTGAGTCATTGATGCCTGAGTTTGAGCTATCTGTTCATTTATAGCAGATAGCTGAGCGTTGATGGTTGATTTGCGATCGCTGATGGTTAATTTTTGACCCTGGTATTCTTCCACCCGTCGATTACAGTCCTGGATTTTCTCTTGCAAGCGCATCTGCTGATTTTGCAAATCCTTTAATCTTTGTTCTGTATTGCGAAAAGCTTGTTCTCTTTCTCGCAATTCCACTTCCTGAACTTTGATAGTCGCCTGGATTTGTTGCCATTCGCTATGAGTTTGGGATTGTTCCAATTCTGCCAAAGCTTGCCGAAGTTGAGCCAACCGCGCTTCCTGTGTCGGTAACTCCCTATCCAGAGATTCCAAACGAGTTTGCGCGTTGGCAAGTTCTTGGCTACTTTTAGATAGAAGCGATCGGGCCTGTTCCTGTTGTGCAGTTAAACTCTTAATCTCTTTCTGCAATTGTTCAAAATGTAATTCTTGTTCCCGTCGTTGTTGACGTGCTTCCGTCAATTGATGAGATAGTTGTTTTGTCTTAACAGAAAGAGAATGTATTGCGTCACCACAACGTTCTAAAATTAGTTCAATTTCTTGCAGTCTATTTCTCAAGTTATTGACTTCACCAGATTCACTAGCATCACCCGTCCCAAAATGCAGAGTCGAACGTTGACTGCTACTCCCCCCAGTCATAGCGCCGCTAGTTTCCAAAAGTTCCCCATCTAATGTGACAATCCGATATTGACCCAGGTAAACACGCGCATCATCTATTTTATCAAAAACAACTGTTCCCCCCAAAACATAAGCAAAAATATTTCGATAGCGCGAATCGTATTCAATCAAATTAACGCAATAATCAATAAACCCATTCGCATATCGCAGCGTAGTTGCTTGATGGAATGGTGGCGATTGAATTTTGTTGAGCGGTAAGAAAGTTACTCTTCCAGCGCGTTTTTGTTTGATCAGTTGAATTCCAGCAGCAGCAACCCCATCATCTTCAACTACGAGATTTCCCATCCGTCCACCAGCAGCAGTTTCAAGTGCTAGCTGATAGCGCGGTTCAACTCTACCCAATTGGGCAACTAATCCACAAACTCCCGGCAATCCAGATTGTTGAATAACTTGGATAGCGTAAGTACCTTGAGCTTCTTGTTGAGCTTGTGCTTGAGCTTCCAGTTTATCAAGTTGACGTTGTTTATCTCGTTGTTCTTGCAACAAACGTTTTTGAGTTTCTTGTTGGAGTTGCAGTTCTTGTTCTGCTGCGGATAGAGATTGAGTTAATGATGTAACTGTTAAAGAAGATTCTGTCAATTGAATTTCAAAATCAACCGCACGAGATTGTTTGGTATCAAGTTGCGGTACCAGAGATTCTAAAAGCTGATTTTGCTCCTCTATTTGTCGAGCTAAGTTGGTATAGCGTTCTCTCAGTTGCGCTTGTTCCGTGCGTTGAGGATCGATGGTTTGCAGCAGAGTTTCGATTTGGCGAGTCAGGGCAGTTTGTTGCTGTACCCATGCTTCCGAGGCAGATGCGATCGCACTCGCATTTTCCCGACTTTGGTTTAAATCATGTTGCGCTTCATCCCTTGTGGTAACTAAAGAAGCAATCTGCCTTTCCAGAGTTTGTTGTTCCTGGGTTAATTGTTCTAAACTTTGCTGATGTTGTTCGATTTCCTGCTCAGTTTCGTGCAGACGCCGGGATGTTTCTTGTGCAGATGTTTCTTGTTCTCTAGCTTGGCGTTGTAGCTGACGCTGTTCCGCTTGTTGGGTAGCGAGAACTGATTGCAAAGCTAAAAGTTCTTCTTCTCCCAAAGCTTTGACGCGAGCATTCAAATCTGCCAAGTTGACGTTTGTTTGCTCGATTTGTAAGTTAAGATTGGATAGCTGTTCTCTGAGTTCGGTAGAATTGCGATCGCCTGCTTCTATCTGTTCCCTGAGATGCCATTCTTGTTGTTGCAGAGAACGCCACCCCAGCACGATTTCCCATTGCTCTTTTTCTTGGAGTTCGCCGCGCAGTTTTTGGTATTTTTCTGCTTTAATACGATCTTGAGAAAGACGATCGCGCTGAGCGACCAATTCCTTTTCGACAATTCTACAGCTATCTTCTCGTTCCTTAACCGACTCCAGAGTTTGCTTCGCCTGAGAAATTTTGCGATCGAACGCTGCAACCCCCGCCAACTCATCAATAATCTCGCGGCGTTCCTTCGAGTTCATCGAAATAATACTCGTCACATCGCCTTGCAGCACCACATTGTAGCCTTCTGGATAAACCCGCAAGCGCTCCAATTGTTCGTGGAGTTCCGTCAGCGTGCAGGATTGGCCATTCATGTAGTAATTCGAGGTATAACTACCTTGCTTAGTCACTCGCAGCTTGCGGGTAACACTCCACTCCGCCGATTTGCGATTTTGGCTCTTCGATTTTCGATTTTCCTGTTCCTCACTCCCCTGTCCATCTGCTTCCACACGCGAAACACCCGCGCCATTTTGTTCCCCTATCTCACTCCCCTCCCTGTTCGACAGGTCAGAGTCGTGGTCGGCGTTCCCCTCCCCTATCTCACTCCCCTCCCTGTTCGACAGGTCAGAGTCAGAGTCGGCGTTCCCATCCCCTATATCACTCCCCTCCCTGTTCGACAGGTCAGAGTCGGCGTTCCCCTCCCCTATCTCACTCCCCTCCCTGTTCGACGGGGAGGGGTTGGGGGTGGGGTTCCCTCCTATCTCACTCCCCTCCCTGTTCGACAGGTCAGAGTTGGGGTGACCATCCCCCTCCCCTATATCACTCCCCTCCCTGTTCGACGGGGAGGGGTTGGGGGTGGGGTTCCCCTCTCCTGTAACATCCGCAACTAACCCCGCTTCATCGCTCAAATCAAACGTAACAGTCACAATAGCTTCAACTGTGCCGCGATTCATGTGGTTTTGGTTAACCAAATCCGGGAGACGTTCCGCACGCATACCCCTAGAACTAGCAAGTCCCAGACAAAACAGTAGCGCATCCAGAATATTCGACTTTCCCGAACCGTTCGGCCCAGTGACCACAGTAAACCCCGACAGCACTGGAATCTGGACAGTGCCGCCAAAAGACTTGAAGTGAGTGAGTTCCAGGCGCTTGATATGAAGCATAGGCGCTGGTCAACTAGGCATGGTGGTACAAGTGTATCAGCGATCGATCCTCAACAGGTTAGTGCAAACCTCATACAGACGAGAAATCCTATTCTATTCTTCAGCGCTGGTACTTATCACCCTGCTACATTAGCAATTACAGCGCTTTGCAACTGAGTGAAGTACAAATTGTAGGGGCGAAGCATTGCGGAATAAACGTTTCGGTCTTAAATTAACCCACATCCCGCAATGCTTCGCCCTGAACCTCATTCATCTGCAAACCGCTGTAATACTCCCCTGTCCCTGGCGTTTCAGTAATCTACACCGGGTTAGTTCCAAATATGCCAACACCTGACCTCCCCCAACTATCGCTATGGCTACTGAATGGGTTACTTGCCATTATTGCGGGTCTTCTGATTAACGAATGGGGTAAACCAGGGATTTCATACCGGCGCAAGTGGTTAATCCTGGGACTGGGTGCGGGGTGTGGCTTGATAGCAGCCATAGTAAACTGGGCAAGCGGCAGTACCTCAGCAGATTACCAAACCTATTTTCTAGTCTTGGGCTACGCCTACTCGCTGCTAACAATACTCTTGCTCAGCTACAAGCAGAACACCGAAAATCCTTCCCCTCGAAATCAACTGCTTAAGGCTGTCCGGGATGAGGTGGCGCAACGGCTAGAAGTTTCGCTGCACAATCAAAAAATGATTGACTTGGCTGCGAAAGAGCTACCTCATAATGTGGGGGGAGAACCGCTTCCCGCAGTCAATCCAGACAATCGACAGCCGATTAACTGGATTGAACTGCCGCGCCAATGGGTGTCGCAATTCTTGCGAATGTCAACTGAACTGCCGCGCCGATGGGTGTCGCAATTCTTGGGAATGTCAACTTCGACAGTTGCTACAGCCGATAATGGGCAAAATGTCCATCCCGCAGACGAAAAAATTGAAAAAATTATTGATGTTTTTAAGCGAAAAGACGGCAAATTACTGATTTTAGGAGAGCCTGGTGCTGGCAAAACCACGACGCTGCTCGATTTGGCGAAAGATTTGTGCGCTGAAGCAACAGAAAACGAGAATGAACCTATCCCCATTTTGCTTGACCTTTTTTCCTGGAAAGATAACAGCCAATCGCTGACTGAATGGTTGGTGGCGGAACTCAAAACTAAATATGGTGTCCGCGCCGATATTGCCCAAATCTTGCTGGATGAGCATCAGCTATTACCGTTTTTAGATGGTTTAGATGAACAGGAAGAAACGCGGCGAGTAAGTTGTCTTCGACAAATTAATGAGTTTCTGGAAACAGACGCAAGGGCGCGGCATTTGGTAGTCTGCTCTCGGCTGAAAGAGTTTGAAAACTGTAAAAGTCCATTGCGGCTTAATGGTGCGGTTTGTTTGCAACCGTTGGAAGAATCGCAAATGCAGAAGTATTTTAGTGCGGTAGGCGGTCTGAACTTGTTGCCTGGTATCAAGAAAGCCCCCGATTTGTTGGAGTTGGCAAAGTCACCCCTACTGCTCAACCTCATGGCGTTAGCATCCAGTTCTATCTCGATTCCAGATTGGCAAAAGTGCAATACTCCCGATGAGCGTCAGCGCTATTTGTTTGATAAGTATATTGAGCAAATGTTTACGCGCGAAATTAAACGGGAATTTGAACCTCACTACTCGCAAGGGCAGCAGCCAAACGAAGCAGATACTCGTAAATGGTTAGTTTGGTTGGCGAAACAATTAAAAGATAAAAATCAGACAGAGTTTTTGATTGAGAAAATGCAGCCGAATTGGTTGTATTCGGGTAATCAAAAGGGGATTTATCGCCTAATTTCTGGGCTAATTGTGGTGCTAATTGTGGCGCTAATTTGGGGGCTTACTCTGGGGCTAATTTTTGGGCTAATTTTTGATATTATTTTTGGAGCGAGCGCTCGAATAGAACCTGTTGAAACATTAAAATGGTCTTGGAAAAAAGCTTTAAATTTGCTAAAAAATTGCCTGATAACAATAATTGTATTTATTGCTATATTAAGTTTAGTTTTTGTGCTAGATTTGAATAAATATGTTCTAGTTGGAACACTTATTTGGGGAATATTTTTCTGTATTCTTGTAATGCCAATTGTAGTAATAATTGGCGGTTTTATTAACAGGGATATTGAGATTTTAAATAGTAAACAGCCAAATCAAGGAATTTGGGAGTCAGCTTATAAAGCTGTACTCTTTACGGTGATAACTGGCTCATTTGTTGGAATTACTTTTAATCTAATATTGCAGAATGGTTTAATTACAATTACTTCTCCATTAGAGCCAATGCAGCCACTAATTATAGAGCCAATAGAGCCAATAATTACTGGATTGATTATTGGACTATTATTTGCCATATTTTTTGCTGGCGGTGCTTGCATTCAACACTTCAGCCTGCGCCTCATTCTTTGGCAGCATGGCGATATTCCCTGGAACTATGCCAAATTCCTCAATTACTCATCAGAGCGACTTTTTCTGCAACGAATTGGCGGACGTTATCGCTTCATCCACGACTTGCTGCGCGAGCATTTTGCCCAGATGTAACTTTAATATTAGGTATGTAGTTGGGCTTTAGCCCTCTTTAAGAGGGCTAAAGCCCAACTACGTACCTGAAGAAACTGATAAATACACATCGGTATGACAGGATTTCAAGTGCTAAAATAAAAGCTATAGCATCGGAGAGTAAGCTATGACACCAGAAAAAAGTGTAGCGACCAAAGTTCTTTCCCCACAAAAAATTAACAATACAGTCATTGAGATCCCACCCCTGGAAAATGGCGACAGACTAAGGCGCATTGAATTTGAACGGCGTTACGAGGCTATGCCGCATATTAAAAAAGCAGAATTAATTGAAGGAGTGGTATATATGGCATCCGCAGTAAGAGCTAAAAGACATGGCCAACCTCACGCTGCAATTATGGCTTGCTTAGGAGCTTACTGGATAGCTACCCCTGGCGTTAATTTACTAGATAATGCCACAGTTCGTCTCGATGAAGATAACGAACCAC
This genomic window contains:
- a CDS encoding PRC-barrel domain-containing protein, which codes for MTSEQISQRSDILGTQVITRDTGKRLGVVSQLWVDIDRREVVALGLRESILSMGNVPRLMLLSRVRQVGDVILVDDDSVLEDDVDVEIYNTLINCEVITETGEMLGRVRGFKFDNETGKVSSLIIASFGVPQIPDRIAGFETISTYELPIDEIVSSGPNRLIVFEGAEERLVQLTVGVMERLGIGKAPWEREEEEEYGRPTTIRPENQLPTGVPLQKAEPIRRAKPLAQETWDEDQWEEPAPRQPLRQAQPQPLRKMAPPPESIYYDEEDIEEEENWSDAAQTRNNYAKRAYAAPEPPPRYDNKKYEEEYDDEEEQDAWADDEAPKPYKAPKVNIPEKIKAPEYEEEDRY
- a CDS encoding type II toxin-antitoxin system HicA family toxin translates to MGKLKKLVEQFLNQPPEVRFEDVLYILSAFGFEEKRSKGSHHSFRDSQGRKITVPKKGGQKVKGVYVQQIVELLKLEEWNDEDAESEE
- a CDS encoding NACHT domain-containing protein yields the protein MPTPDLPQLSLWLLNGLLAIIAGLLINEWGKPGISYRRKWLILGLGAGCGLIAAIVNWASGSTSADYQTYFLVLGYAYSLLTILLLSYKQNTENPSPRNQLLKAVRDEVAQRLEVSLHNQKMIDLAAKELPHNVGGEPLPAVNPDNRQPINWIELPRQWVSQFLRMSTELPRRWVSQFLGMSTSTVATADNGQNVHPADEKIEKIIDVFKRKDGKLLILGEPGAGKTTTLLDLAKDLCAEATENENEPIPILLDLFSWKDNSQSLTEWLVAELKTKYGVRADIAQILLDEHQLLPFLDGLDEQEETRRVSCLRQINEFLETDARARHLVVCSRLKEFENCKSPLRLNGAVCLQPLEESQMQKYFSAVGGLNLLPGIKKAPDLLELAKSPLLLNLMALASSSISIPDWQKCNTPDERQRYLFDKYIEQMFTREIKREFEPHYSQGQQPNEADTRKWLVWLAKQLKDKNQTEFLIEKMQPNWLYSGNQKGIYRLISGLIVVLIVALIWGLTLGLIFGLIFDIIFGASARIEPVETLKWSWKKALNLLKNCLITIIVFIAILSLVFVLDLNKYVLVGTLIWGIFFCILVMPIVVIIGGFINRDIEILNSKQPNQGIWESAYKAVLFTVITGSFVGITFNLILQNGLITITSPLEPMQPLIIEPIEPIITGLIIGLLFAIFFAGGACIQHFSLRLILWQHGDIPWNYAKFLNYSSERLFLQRIGGRYRFIHDLLREHFAQM
- the smc gene encoding chromosome segregation protein SMC is translated as MLHIKRLELTHFKSFGGTVQIPVLSGFTVVTGPNGSGKSNILDALLFCLGLASSRGMRAERLPDLVNQNHMNRGTVEAIVTVTFDLSDEAGLVADVTGEGNPTPNPSPSNREGSDIGEGDGHPNSDLSNREGSEIGGNPTPNPSPSNREGSEIGEGNADSDLSNREGSDIGDGNADSDSDLSNREGSEIGEGNADHDSDLSNREGSEIGEQNGAGVSRVEADGQGSEEQENRKSKSQNRKSAEWSVTRKLRVTKQGSYTSNYYMNGQSCTLTELHEQLERLRVYPEGYNVVLQGDVTSIISMNSKERREIIDELAGVAAFDRKISQAKQTLESVKEREDSCRIVEKELVAQRDRLSQDRIKAEKYQKLRGELQEKEQWEIVLGWRSLQQQEWHLREQIEAGDRNSTELREQLSNLNLQIEQTNVNLADLNARVKALGEEELLALQSVLATQQAEQRQLQRQAREQETSAQETSRRLHETEQEIEQHQQSLEQLTQEQQTLERQIASLVTTRDEAQHDLNQSRENASAIASASEAWVQQQTALTRQIETLLQTIDPQRTEQAQLRERYTNLARQIEEQNQLLESLVPQLDTKQSRAVDFEIQLTESSLTVTSLTQSLSAAEQELQLQQETQKRLLQEQRDKQRQLDKLEAQAQAQQEAQGTYAIQVIQQSGLPGVCGLVAQLGRVEPRYQLALETAAGGRMGNLVVEDDGVAAAGIQLIKQKRAGRVTFLPLNKIQSPPFHQATTLRYANGFIDYCVNLIEYDSRYRNIFAYVLGGTVVFDKIDDARVYLGQYRIVTLDGELLETSGAMTGGSSSQRSTLHFGTGDASESGEVNNLRNRLQEIELILERCGDAIHSLSVKTKQLSHQLTEARQQRREQELHFEQLQKEIKSLTAQQEQARSLLSKSSQELANAQTRLESLDRELPTQEARLAQLRQALAELEQSQTHSEWQQIQATIKVQEVELREREQAFRNTEQRLKDLQNQQMRLQEKIQDCNRRVEEYQGQKLTISDRKSTINAQLSAINEQIAQTQASMTQAEEALGEEKKERDRTENHLRELRLSQQQLEWELQKLQETQVTRREELTNIQTQRQSRQAELPEPLPSVPENVNLEELQKEMRTLQKRLQAMEPVNMLALEEYDRTQNRLQELTQKLTTLEQERTEILLRIENFTTLRFRAFKEAFDAVNQNFQAIFAEFSEGDGSLTLDNPEDPFAGGLNLVAHPKGKPVQRLASMSGGEKSMTALSFIFALQRYRPSPFYAFDEVDMFLDGANVERLARMIEQQASQAQFIVVSHKGPMIKSAQRVIGVTQARGAYTQVLGIKLQS
- a CDS encoding type II toxin-antitoxin system HicB family antitoxin; this encodes MKTLNQKNKQIEKPPLEYYLNLQYPVTLYPDPEEGYVAQIKDLPGCLTQGETLDETIANINEARELWIETAYESGDDIPLPSTEESYSGKLLVRMPKSLHRRLVEQAEQENVSLNQYIVSLLSRVS